The following DNA comes from Chitinophaga nivalis.
AACCGGCCAGGAAATAAAAATTGGATTCCCAACCGAAATTCACTTCCAGGTAGCCGCCGATGAAAGGCGCCACAATAGGCCCGGTAGACCAGATAATCGTAAAGAAGCTCAGATAGTGTTTGAGCTTTTCACCGGAGTAAAGATCTACAAAAAATGCCCGCTTACTCACCACCATGGCAGCGATGGTAATACCATGCAAGATGCGCATCGCATAAATGACATAGATACTATGGGTATTGGCAATGGTAACACAGGAGAGACAGAAAATGAAAATCGATATCAGGGAGATTTTGTACCGGCCATAACTATCCAACAATCCACCTATAAACAACTGCGCCAATCCATAGCTGATCAGAAACAAACTCAGGGTGAGCTGCGCCTGGCTGTTGGTGATGCCCAGCGCGCTGGTCATGCCCGGCAGTGAGGGAATATAGATGTCTGTAGCGAAACCTGACATGGGTATCATGCCAAAGGCGAACAGGGTCGCTAATCCAATATTGCTGTTCTTAATTCTCTTTAGTTTAACAGTGCTGGTCGTCATTGTTACAGTTGCTGATGATTCTTTCGCCGCAAAATTAGGACTTCATGCTATAATTATTGACACGATACTCTCATAAATATGATAGCCGGCAGGAATCATAACAAAAAAATAATCGCAGCCAGTCTCCCCAACATGAGGAATATCCGGACACCACCTGTTACCTCACATGCACAGCTTTACTGCGGTTGCAGCCACTTTGCCCCCTGTTTGCCGGTCCTGTACAGCACGGATGTACTATTGTTGCGGCAGGTCCGCTATTTGCAATGAATTTTTGAAAAGTAGCATATGAAACAACCCATTTATTTCTTACTGGCGCTATTAATGGTAAGTATGAGCAGCTGTGAGGTCATCGGTGGTATTTTCAAAGCCGGCGTATGGACCGGGATCATTGCCGTAGCAGTAGTACTCGGACTCATTGTTTTCCTGATCACCAGAGGTACCCGGCGGGATTAAAGGGAAGACTTACATAAGCAGGAAGCAGACAGGATGTTGCGGTTATCGGATGCAGGTATCCTGCCGGAGCAAATACACTTCTTTTCTCCGGCAGGATTTCAGCGATATTATCGGTGCTGTACAATCGGATCCAGACACGCTTTCAGTTCTATCAACAGCTTACCCGGTTCTTCGAAAGGTATCATGTGAGAAGATTTTTCGAACCAGATTCCTTTTTTTACCGGCGCTTTCAGCGGCTCCAGCCAGGCCGCAGTAGGCTCAGAAGGTGTGGTGTAATCATGCCGGCCCATAAACATAAATACCGGAATCGGGAACGTGCGCACACTTTTGAAATCCACCTCCAGAAATTCATCTAAGATACGCCCCAGCGTAAACACGTTGCTTTCATCGATGGCTTTCACTTCTTCGCGGCTGTATTCCGGCGATAAATACGGCGCGTTGTAGAAATATGTGGATTCATGCCGGAAAGCCGTTAAGCCACCATAATATTGCGCCCAGTCTCTTGCCGTTACAATACGTTCGCGGGTTACCGGCTGATTGCCCGGATAAGGGGCTATTGCCTGTAATTCTTTCAATGCTTTCTCATTGCCGAACTTTTTTGCCTGTGCTACCGCGAAATCATAACTCACGGCTTCGTTCTCCCGTACATTGATCACCTGCCCGATACCAATATAGGCATAGAACAGGTCCGGACGCTTCAGGGCTGCCTTCATAGCCACAATGGTACCCCAGCTATGCCCCATCAGGATGATCTTTTTGGCCTGATAACGTTGTTTGATATACGTAGCCAGCTCCAGGGCATCACTGACATAGTTGTCTATTTTGATGGTATGGCTGATCGAATCAGGATTTACATTCAGAAACGTACTGCCGGCGCCACGCTGATCCCAGGTTACCACAGTATAGTATTCTTCTATCGGCCGCTGGAACATCCACATCACCGGTGATAAGGGGGAAGCAGGCCCGCCATGTACAAACAACAATACCGGATTATCGCTATCCTGCCCGCGCACATATACGGATTGATCAATGCCCCCTATTTTTACTTTATAATTTTCCTGAATGCCTTTCGGGTTAACAATCCTGCTTAAGTCAGTAATCACCTTTTTGCCGGCAGCATACTTGTCTGTCAACGGCGGCTGCGATTGTTGTGCAACCAATAAAGCAGGCAGCATCATACAGCATATTAGCAGAAAAATACCTGTGCGTATAGCCTTGTACGTAGTGGAATCGTTTTTCGTGTAACAAGTGTTCATAAGAGATGTGATTATTTTTTTGACAGTTTAGAGAGATGAGGAGATCCTTTCACCCGGCTGTATGCCCATTACTGAGCAGCCGGATGATGAATACCTCGTTGTGATGACAGTTTGAGAGATATGCGATTATTCTCCCCGCAGACTTTTTATCAGGTTAATGTTGATGGCGCGGATGGCCTGGAAGCTCACAGTACTGAGGGCTATCAATACCGCCAGTAAACCGGACAACCCAAATATCCACCAGCTGATATCCGTTTTATAGGCAAACTGCTGCAACCATTGGTGCATAGCCCACCAGGCGATAGGCGCCGCTATCAGGAAAGCGATACCAACCAGTATCATAAAATCGGTGGACAACAGTCCGAAGAGCGAAGCAGTACTGGCCCCCATGACTTTACGGATGCTGATTTCCTTTGCCTTCTGTTCAGCTGTGAATATCGACAGGCCCAGTAATCCGAGGCAGGAAATAAAGATCGCCAGCACGGCAAAGATCACTGATAACCGGTCTGTCACCTGCTCACTTTTATAAAGATGTGCATATTCTTCATCTGCGAACTGATAGCTGAAAGGGAATTTAGGATTCAGTTCCTTACAAAGCTGTTCCAGACTGGCCAGCGCCTCCTTGGTTTTGCCCGGACGGGTTCTGACCAGGAAGGTATTACCCGTAAAAGCACTGAGGAATCCCGTCTTTGCAGCGGGCTCCAACCGCAGTATCAGTGGTTGGATGTTATTGTGCAATGACTGAAAATGGAAGTTTCGGAGTACCCCGACAATGGGTCCTTTTTTTCCCCAGAAGGTAAGGTACCTGCCTATCGGTTCTTTATAGTTCAGTATTTTGAGTGCCGCTTCATTGATAATATAGGCGCTCGAATCTGTCGCAAAATTCCGGGAGAAGTCGCGGCCCTGTGAGATTTCCAGTTGCAATGTTTTGATAAAATCGTATCCTACCAGGGAATGTGTAAAGTAATTGATGCTGCCGGGGTTTCTTCCTTCCCAGTCTACCCCGCTCGTACGTGCTTTCAGGTTAGTTGGGTTACCCATCATTTTACTTACGCCACTGATATACGGACTGCGTAAAGCAGCCTGCCGGAGTACTTCCTGCCGGGCAATCAGGTCGCCTTCCAGTGGTACATAAATCAGGTTTTCGCGGTCGAAGCCCAGATTGGTATGCTGTACATACTGTACCTGCCGGGAGATGAGGATCGTGGAAATAATCAGGATGATGGAGAGTACAAACTGGAATACCACCAGGCCTTTTCTGAGCCAGAGCGAACCGGCGCCTGATTTCATGGTACCTTTCAATACCTCAATAGCATTGCAGGCAGAAAGGAACAGCGCCGGGTAACTGCCGGAAAGAATACCAGAGAAAAGAGTCAGTCCCAGCAGCATCAGCCAGAATACCGGATGGCCAAAAGGCAATACGATGGCTTTGCCGGTAAGTCCGTTAAAGGCCGGCAAGGTAATCCATACAATGAAGATAGCCAATATAGCTGCCAGCACGGCAACGATAATAGCCTCCCCGACAAACTGCCGGATCAGCTGCCAGCGTACCGCCCCCATGGCTTTGCGGATACCGATTTCCTTGAGGCGGTTCATGGAACGGGCAGTGGTCAGGTTCATGAAATTGATACAGGCGATCAGCAGAATGAATACCGCTACCAGGCTGAAAAGCCGCACGTATTCAATCCGGCCGCCGTGCAGGTAACCATTCTCAAAATGTCCGTGCAGGTACTGGGCATCAAAACGCTGCAGGCCCATTTCGTACCGCATGGTTTTGTTTTCTTTGTTGTAGGCATCCAGGAAATGCAGCAATTTCTTTTCCAGTAGTTCCGGGTCGGTACCGGCACGTAACTGCAGGAAGGTCTTAGGCCCATTGCTGTTCCAATCTGTCAGCCACTCATTTTCTTTTTTCAGGAATTCCCAGTTGAGCAGGAAATCAAATTTTTCGGATGCCTGCGCAGGTAAATCTTCAAATACAGCTTTTACTGTGAAGTTCTCCCGGTTGTCATAGCGGATCGTTTTGTCTATAGCCAACTCCGGGCTACCGAAAAAAGCAGTAGCCATTTTGCGGGAGATAGCAATACTCTCCGGCGTTTTCAGCGCTTCGGCCGCGTTGCCGGCCAGCAATGGGTAGCTAAACATCCGGAAGAATCCGGGGCTTGCGGCACTACCGTCTTCTTTCAGGACCTTATCTCCGACAGTAAACGAATTGTTGGTGGTCCAGGCCAGGCCGGATGCCAGCTCCACTTCCGGCATTGTTTGCTGTAACTCCTCCGGCAGCAACCCTGGTGTGGAATAGGAAGCCTCTGTTTTTCCTTCCGGAAAATAACGGAGATATACGCTGTATAGTTGTGTATTATTTTTATGAAATCCATCTACCTCACTTTCATCCTGTACCCAGAGCAGGATAAGCAGGCTGCAGGCAATACCCAATGCAAGACCCGCTATGTTGATCACAGAAAATCCTTTGTGCTTCCAAAGATTTCTGATGGCGATGAGAAAATGATTCTTAATCATTAAAGCTGTTTTATTATTTGATTCCTTCGTACGGACGGTTCAGCAGAAAACCAGTATAGTGCCATTTTACATTTTGGTTGATTATCAATGTTTTAATTTACGGCATAGTGATCAGATTGTCCGCTTTTGATACACCGGTATGTCCGGTTTTGCCCGATATGCATCGAAGTGTAAAGTTAAATAAAGGAATCACCGGTCCTATACCCCTGCCGTATTTTTACACCCTGTTATTTTCGTATAGGCTTGATAATTTAGATAGCCGGTCATAATCATTGTTTATCAGACGTTCTGCCGGAAAATCATGGAAATGTCAGACAATATCATTAAATATGTGGCCGGAATAAACCATCAGATCAGCAACCTATATCTGTAACGCATCAAGGCAGGCATTATCCCGATCTAAAAGTACCCTTACCGCTCACTATACCTGAGACACATTATCAACTATATATCACTTAATCTCATCATCATGAAAAGGCTGGTCCTTATACTTTCTGCCAGTTTGCTGGCCCTGCAGGCGGCTGCCCAGACATCGCGCACTACTACTGCTACAGACATTCCTCATTTTCGTTTAGCGGTCACCGGTGGTTACGGCTACCGCCTGGGTAAGATCTCGCCACAGCTCACCGGAGAGGCGCGGGATTACATGAAAAAAATGAAATCCGGCTTTAACATCAGCGCCGATGCCTTGTATTACTTTAATGAGACACTGGGAACCGGTATTAAATACAGTCGGTTTCAGTCTTCCCAAAGCGCGGCTTTATTGGTGAATACAGCTGTAGGACCGGCAAGACAGATCGTAAAGGATAATATTGCGATCAACTTCATTGCGGCTACTTTTGCGGCCCGTATATTTAATCCCAAAAAAACGAATTCGTTTCATCTCAATATATCGCTTGGCTATCTGGGCTTCCGGGATGATGGCGCCGTATCTGCTCAAAAAGTGCAACTAACCGGTGGCACTGTAGGACTGGGATGGGACATGGGTTATGATATCCGGATAGCCCGTAAACTGTCTGCCGGCGCCCAGTTGTCGCTGATCACAGGAAAACTGAACAGCTACACCCGATATGATGGCTATTCCAGGGTAAAAGTGACCCTCAAAGACGATGAAAAGGAAAACCTCTCCCACCTGAATCTTTCTGCGGGATTACGGTTGAATCTTTAATCCTGTTATAATATTTCGGCTCCTACAAAATATCCCGCTATGCATGCATAGCGGGATATTTTATTTTCCTTTTTTTATCTGTTATTTTACGGGAGATGAACAACGGGCATTTACCTGCATTTTATGGATTACTTGGGGTTATATTAATCAGCGCAATGCAAACAGATAACACGACAATGCACGCTCCAGCTATTATAGCAACCTACCTAACCACTCACCATCATTATGACGTGGAAGGCATGCTGGCCTGCCCGCATGCGGATATACACTTTGAAAACATCGCCAACATTAGCCCTCTTCGTTAAGGCGTCCATTTACAGCGTATAGTCATTAACGTAACCAACTGCTGACATCCCAGAGGCGATACCAATCTCTTTTTAGTTGCTGCCACCGGGTTAAGTGGGAGCAACAGATACCACCGGTCATCACCACCTTATCGAGCGTCGACAACGATACCGGGAGTACGGCCGTAACGGGTATACCGGTAGTAGCGGTCAATTCAAGCGGCTCGTAGCCTATCCCCCCGATGTGTATCGTAAAGGTATTGCCTGGTATGTTATCCGGTATGGTTAACGTGAAGCTACCATCCGTCTTAGTCATCGTTCCTATGTTTTTGGCGCCCTTGAGTGTTACAATTCCAAATGCCACAGCCATACTATCCCTATCCGCAATGACGTGACCTTTTATCACCCGTAAAGAATCGGGATCACCGCTGGTCGTCACAGGCGCATCGGTCGGACCGGGAATCAGCAATGAAGCCGGAGACAAATTTTTAGCCTGCAAAGATAAGAGGCTTCCGCCGGATAAAAGACCGGTGAGTAAGGCTACCGGCAGCCACCTTTTTTTCCGGTTAACTTCCAGTGGCCGGTTTAACTGGGAAGGCAGAAAGCTGCCACATACCTCTCCGTTGGCTTGTTGCAAACGGTGGCTGATGGCGGCATCTGTGAGCAGAGAGAAATCGACGACTGTTTTCCGGCATTGACTACAATACTTTCCGCCCTTTACCGGTGTCATATCTTGCAGGCGTTGCGCACAGGGACGAGGGATGGATACGATGAGGGGACGTGTTGTCTTCATGGTACAAGGCTTTACGCCTAATTTACTAAAATTATGGCTGCAAACCTATACCATTACGACCCTTGCCAGGCAAAAAATCTCCCCGATTAAACGGCTATGGTAAAAAGGATATTTCCCTGTAACCGAATTGCAGTAGGGTTACAATACCCGCCCTCTGTGAACAGACAGCGTATAGCCATTAATGTGGTTCCTTGCGGATATGCCAGAGGCGACGCCAATCTCTTTTTAGTTGTCCCCACCTGGTAGGTTTGACTACCCTGACAACGTAGCCTATCTTGGCACTATCTGCAGGAGAATACGGTTGGAGTACTGCTGCAACAGGCATATCAGTCGTTGCTGTCAATTCAATCGGGTAAAAGGCGACAAAGCTAATAATTATAGTAAAGGTCTTGCCTTGAGTCGTATCTGGTATCGTTAACGTAAAATTGCCGGCGCTATCTGTTACCACACCATGTTTTGTATCTTTTAATACTACAGTAGCTCCTCCCAGGGGTATATTTTCTGCGCTTACGTTACCTTTTATTACCCTTAATGAATCAGGTTCTCCGCTGGTAGCCGCTGATGCATCTGTTGAACCGGGAATCAGCAATGAAGCCGGAGAAAGGTTTTTAGCCTGCAGGGACAAGAGACTTCCGCCGGATAAAAGGCCTGTCAGTAAGGCTACAGGCAGCCATCTTTTTTTGGGAGCAACTTCCAGTGGCCGGTTTAACTGAGAAGGCAGAAACATACCACATACCTCTCCGTTGGCTTGTTGCAAGCGGTGGCTGATGGCAGCATCCGTCAGCAGGGAGAAATCGATGACCGTTTTCCGGCATTCACTGCAATACCTCCCCTCCTTTACCTGTGTCATATCGTGCAGGCGTTGCGAGCAGGGATGAGGGATGGATACAATGAGTGGACGTGTTGTCTTCATGGTACAGGGCTTTACGCCTAATTTACTAAAATTATGGGTAAAGCCCATAGCATAACGACCCTTATCAGCGGAAAATTCTCTTGATAAAATTGCAATAAAAAAACGCTGTAATCAAACAACAGGCAGGCAGACAACTACCAGGGAAGTTCTCCCCCATCCTGGAAGAATCTGCCAGTGATACTGCTGTCTGCAGCCATCGCCAGTGCTACAATCGGCCTCGCCCCTTCCGAAACATGCTTGAAACCCTTAAACTGATTGAGATCCGTAGCGGTATAACCTGGTGTAACACTATTCACTGCGATGTTTTGCTCCCGCAATTCGTTGGCCAGCATCACGGTGAAAGCATTCAAGGCCGTTTTGGAAGCCCCGTATGCCGAATAGTTACGCCAATTGGGACGTCTGTCTACCGCCATATTCATCGTTAATGACCCTACTTCACTCGATACATTAATGATGGCAGATGCTACCGATTTTCTCAACAACGGCAATAGCAGCTGTGTGGTTTGCACCGCACCAAAAAAATTGGTCTCAAATAAACGGCGCACATTTTCCATACTATCTACAGACAGCTCCTGCGGCTGTTCTCCTGCAATACCTGCATTATTGATGAGCACATCCAGTGCATCGATCTGACTACTTAATTCCTCCTGCGCCCGCCGGATATCAGCGATGTCTGTTACATCAATTTGAATCGCCGCCACCTGTGTAATGCCGGTAGCTTTCAATTCCGCAACTGCTTTTTCTCCGTTACGTATATCTCTGCTGCCTACATACACAAAATTGCCCAACTGCGCCAGCTGCCGGGCTGTTTCCAAACCAATACCTTTATTGGCGCCGGTTATCAAAATGGTTCTCATAAAGTTTCCACATTAAAATGTTAAAATAACGGGTAGACTATTGGTCTCCCCGCTATTGCAAAGGTCTGCATGGTGTTGTATATCGCTGTAGCCAGATTCCCTTAATTTGTAGCCAAATGTCCGATTCAGTGCAGTACAACGTTGTATTTATCTAATGGTTTAAAAAAGCAGGAAGGCATCCATCATAATATTTCCTAAAGTACGCACAACGATATATCAAACAGGGGCTTGATATGTTTAATAAAAAAAATTCACCTCATCGTCTATGCAGACGCTCCTTCTTTTTACGGCAGGAAATCCAGCAATACTGCGGAAGATATCGTTATACGCTTTTCTTGTTCAAAAAAAATCCTCCCTTTAAATGGATACAATTATTAAATATATCTTACTACATTAGATCATCACATACGAGCAATGCTGTCATCATTTTAACAACCAACATTTACATCCTGTTTAACGCTATGCATCATTTCCACGAACTGACTAATCATTTTAAAAATACTAACTGTAACGAATAAACGAATAATACTCATACTAATACCTGACCACATACCATACAGGCACCGGAACCTGTAAAAACGCGACATGCCTGGTTTTCATCACGATAATTTTATTTCCCTTATGTTATCCTATATCCATCAGCTTTTTGAGCCGAAGAGCAATGCCGTTGAGATCACGCAATTATTATTACATCTCCTGGAGGTTAATATTACCACCACCACACTTAAAAAAGACATCTCCGAACATCCTGATTATCCTGGCATCATCAGTATCAGTGATATCCTGCATAGTTTCGGTGTAGACAATCTTTCTGCCAGGTTCTCTGCCGATAAACTAATACAGGTACCCGTGCCTTTCATCACGCTGATAAAAGGCCAGCAACATGATATGGATTTCTATACAGTGGTGAAAACAATTACTGCTGACAGTTTTGTTTTCTTTGATCCGGAAAAGCGTGTCTGGGCCACGCTTTCCCACGCTGCATTTAGTGCCCGTTGTTCCGGTATTGTGTTAATGGCCGAACCGAAGCCCTCAGCAGGAGAACGGGATTATATCAAAAATCAGCAACAGGAAAAACGACATTCCCTGTTTTCTCTGTTGGCATTGTTCAGTATACCAGCGATTGTTGTACTGGCAGGTCTCCTCGCTTTTTTCCAGACAGGAGCAGCGGTACTCCTACCCTTTTTATTGCTGGTAGAAATGCTGGCGGGCAGCCTCATTGCCGGGCTACTTATCTGGTATGAGCTGGACCTGCACAATCCTTTACTACAACAGATATGCAGTGCCGGCAAAAAAGTAAACTGCAGTGCGATCCTCCATTCCAAAGCATCCAAAATAGCGGGTGTCAGCTGGAGTGTGATTGGGTTCACCTACTTCACCGGCGGCCTGTTTTTTTTACTGACCGGTGGTTTCTTTTCGCCCACCACTTTATCCGTCATTACCTGGATCAATACATTGGCAGTGCCTTATGTGTTTTTCTCTTTATACTATCAGTATAGCATTGCCCGGCAATGGTGTGTATTATGCTTATGTGTGCAGGGAATACTGGTATTACAATTTTTGACAGTACTGACGGGAGGCTGGCATCATATCTCCTTACCAACAGCTACCAGCAGTGTGATTCCGCTGCTATTGTCTTACCTGCTTCCGTCTTTAACGGCCTCCTTGTTTTTACCGGTTTTTCGTAACGCTAAAAACAATCAGCGTAAGGGTACCGAATTACAACGGCTCAAACACAACGCAATGATATTTGAATCGTTGCTGGTTAAACAAAAGCACCTCACGCATACAGCCGATGGTTTAGGCATCATACTCGGTAATCCCAAGGCTGCCAACAAAATCATCAAAGTCTGTAATCCTTATTGCGGGCCTTGTTCCAGAGCACATACGCCGCTGGAAGAACTATTGCATCACAACGAAGACCTGCAGATACAAATTATTTTTTCTGTTGCGGCTCAGGAAGATCATGCCCGGTTGCTACCGGTGAAGCATCTTCTGGCCATCGCGGAACAAGGCAATCCGCAGCTATTGATGCAGGCGCTGGATGACTGGTATCTGGCAGCGCAAAAAGACTATGATGCCTTTGCTGTCCGGCATCCAATAACAACCGCCGCTTTATCAGCGCAGCAAACCCGGGTACAGGAAATGCGTAATTGGTGTCAGCAGGTGGGTGTCAGTTTTACGCCTACTTTCTTTCTCTCACCGGCAACCATCAATGGT
Coding sequences within:
- a CDS encoding SDR family NAD(P)-dependent oxidoreductase yields the protein MRTILITGANKGIGLETARQLAQLGNFVYVGSRDIRNGEKAVAELKATGITQVAAIQIDVTDIADIRRAQEELSSQIDALDVLINNAGIAGEQPQELSVDSMENVRRLFETNFFGAVQTTQLLLPLLRKSVASAIINVSSEVGSLTMNMAVDRRPNWRNYSAYGASKTALNAFTVMLANELREQNIAVNSVTPGYTATDLNQFKGFKHVSEGARPIVALAMAADSSITGRFFQDGGELPW
- a CDS encoding phosphatidate cytidylyltransferase; this encodes MKQPIYFLLALLMVSMSSCEVIGGIFKAGVWTGIIAVAVVLGLIVFLITRGTRRD
- a CDS encoding alpha/beta fold hydrolase, which encodes MNTCYTKNDSTTYKAIRTGIFLLICCMMLPALLVAQQSQPPLTDKYAAGKKVITDLSRIVNPKGIQENYKVKIGGIDQSVYVRGQDSDNPVLLFVHGGPASPLSPVMWMFQRPIEEYYTVVTWDQRGAGSTFLNVNPDSISHTIKIDNYVSDALELATYIKQRYQAKKIILMGHSWGTIVAMKAALKRPDLFYAYIGIGQVINVRENEAVSYDFAVAQAKKFGNEKALKELQAIAPYPGNQPVTRERIVTARDWAQYYGGLTAFRHESTYFYNAPYLSPEYSREEVKAIDESNVFTLGRILDEFLEVDFKSVRTFPIPVFMFMGRHDYTTPSEPTAAWLEPLKAPVKKGIWFEKSSHMIPFEEPGKLLIELKACLDPIVQHR
- a CDS encoding ABC transporter permease — encoded protein: MIKNHFLIAIRNLWKHKGFSVINIAGLALGIACSLLILLWVQDESEVDGFHKNNTQLYSVYLRYFPEGKTEASYSTPGLLPEELQQTMPEVELASGLAWTTNNSFTVGDKVLKEDGSAASPGFFRMFSYPLLAGNAAEALKTPESIAISRKMATAFFGSPELAIDKTIRYDNRENFTVKAVFEDLPAQASEKFDFLLNWEFLKKENEWLTDWNSNGPKTFLQLRAGTDPELLEKKLLHFLDAYNKENKTMRYEMGLQRFDAQYLHGHFENGYLHGGRIEYVRLFSLVAVFILLIACINFMNLTTARSMNRLKEIGIRKAMGAVRWQLIRQFVGEAIIVAVLAAILAIFIVWITLPAFNGLTGKAIVLPFGHPVFWLMLLGLTLFSGILSGSYPALFLSACNAIEVLKGTMKSGAGSLWLRKGLVVFQFVLSIILIISTILISRQVQYVQHTNLGFDRENLIYVPLEGDLIARQEVLRQAALRSPYISGVSKMMGNPTNLKARTSGVDWEGRNPGSINYFTHSLVGYDFIKTLQLEISQGRDFSRNFATDSSAYIINEAALKILNYKEPIGRYLTFWGKKGPIVGVLRNFHFQSLHNNIQPLILRLEPAAKTGFLSAFTGNTFLVRTRPGKTKEALASLEQLCKELNPKFPFSYQFADEEYAHLYKSEQVTDRLSVIFAVLAIFISCLGLLGLSIFTAEQKAKEISIRKVMGASTASLFGLLSTDFMILVGIAFLIAAPIAWWAMHQWLQQFAYKTDISWWIFGLSGLLAVLIALSTVSFQAIRAININLIKSLRGE
- a CDS encoding carboxypeptidase-like regulatory domain-containing protein is translated as MKTTRPLIVSIPRPCAQRLQDMTPVKGGKYCSQCRKTVVDFSLLTDAAISHRLQQANGEVCGSFLPSQLNRPLEVNRKKRWLPVALLTGLLSGGSLLSLQAKNLSPASLLIPGPTDAPVTTSGDPDSLRVIKGHVIADRDSMAVAFGIVTLKGAKNIGTMTKTDGSFTLTIPDNIPGNTFTIHIGGIGYEPLELTATTGIPVTAVLPVSLSTLDKVVMTGGICCSHLTRWQQLKRDWYRLWDVSSWLR
- a CDS encoding carboxypeptidase-like regulatory domain-containing protein, with translation MKTTRPLIVSIPHPCSQRLHDMTQVKEGRYCSECRKTVIDFSLLTDAAISHRLQQANGEVCGMFLPSQLNRPLEVAPKKRWLPVALLTGLLSGGSLLSLQAKNLSPASLLIPGSTDASAATSGEPDSLRVIKGNVSAENIPLGGATVVLKDTKHGVVTDSAGNFTLTIPDTTQGKTFTIIISFVAFYPIELTATTDMPVAAVLQPYSPADSAKIGYVVRVVKPTRWGQLKRDWRRLWHIRKEPH
- a CDS encoding vitamin K epoxide reductase family protein, producing the protein MLSYIHQLFEPKSNAVEITQLLLHLLEVNITTTTLKKDISEHPDYPGIISISDILHSFGVDNLSARFSADKLIQVPVPFITLIKGQQHDMDFYTVVKTITADSFVFFDPEKRVWATLSHAAFSARCSGIVLMAEPKPSAGERDYIKNQQQEKRHSLFSLLALFSIPAIVVLAGLLAFFQTGAAVLLPFLLLVEMLAGSLIAGLLIWYELDLHNPLLQQICSAGKKVNCSAILHSKASKIAGVSWSVIGFTYFTGGLFFLLTGGFFSPTTLSVITWINTLAVPYVFFSLYYQYSIARQWCVLCLCVQGILVLQFLTVLTGGWHHISLPTATSSVIPLLLSYLLPSLTASLFLPVFRNAKNNQRKGTELQRLKHNAMIFESLLVKQKHLTHTADGLGIILGNPKAANKIIKVCNPYCGPCSRAHTPLEELLHHNEDLQIQIIFSVAAQEDHARLLPVKHLLAIAEQGNPQLLMQALDDWYLAAQKDYDAFAVRHPITTAALSAQQTRVQEMRNWCQQVGVSFTPTFFLSPATINGGVADFHQLPEIYTVNDLKYFFYS